A genome region from Thalassococcus arenae includes the following:
- a CDS encoding alkane 1-monooxygenase has product MIAHQDVAKFSAALPFWMSLGLIPLVWIGALWGGLWVLLPIVATWYLFSALDAALGLNLENAELDTSEDELFWYKAITIAWVPLQFVSLFGLIAYVSGATHLNGWEKFGVFFGVGVMTGTVGINYSHELMHQKDKLERWLGDLLLAMVLYSHFRSEHLLVHHRYVGTPRDPVTARYNEGFHRFYPRVLRESLVSAFQAEAAMLARKTLPWHHSTNPFWKFAFLQLVMLLLAFALGGWTGIVLFLVQAGVAIWQLELVNYVEHYGLTRKHLGDGKYEHVLPRHSWNAAHKASNWLLINLQRHSDHHYKPDRRFPLLQNYTEADAPQLPYGYPVMTMAAMVPPLWRRVMNPRVRRWREMYYPEITDWSDYNTSAHPLPR; this is encoded by the coding sequence ATGATCGCGCATCAAGATGTCGCCAAGTTTTCCGCCGCCCTGCCCTTCTGGATGTCGCTGGGTTTGATCCCGCTGGTCTGGATCGGAGCGCTTTGGGGCGGGTTGTGGGTGCTGTTGCCCATCGTCGCCACCTGGTACCTGTTCTCGGCGCTGGACGCGGCCCTGGGTCTGAACCTGGAAAACGCGGAACTGGACACCTCGGAGGACGAACTGTTCTGGTACAAGGCGATCACCATCGCATGGGTGCCGCTGCAGTTCGTCTCGCTTTTCGGGCTGATCGCCTATGTCAGCGGCGCGACCCATCTGAACGGCTGGGAAAAGTTCGGCGTCTTTTTCGGTGTCGGCGTGATGACCGGCACGGTGGGCATCAACTATTCCCACGAGCTGATGCATCAGAAGGACAAGCTGGAACGCTGGTTGGGCGACCTGCTGCTGGCGATGGTGTTGTATTCGCATTTCCGGTCGGAACATCTGCTGGTGCACCACCGCTATGTCGGCACCCCGCGCGACCCGGTGACGGCGCGCTACAACGAGGGTTTCCATCGCTTCTATCCCCGCGTGCTGCGCGAAAGCCTGGTGTCTGCCTTCCAGGCCGAGGCGGCGATGCTGGCGCGCAAGACCCTGCCCTGGCACCACAGCACGAACCCGTTCTGGAAATTTGCCTTTCTGCAATTGGTCATGCTGCTTCTGGCCTTTGCGCTTGGCGGCTGGACCGGTATTGTGCTGTTCCTGGTGCAGGCCGGTGTCGCGATCTGGCAGCTGGAGCTGGTCAACTATGTCGAGCATTACGGCCTGACCCGCAAACATCTGGGCGACGGAAAATACGAACACGTCCTGCCGCGTCATTCCTGGAACGCCGCACACAAGGCGTCGAACTGGCTGCTCATCAACCTGCAGCGCCATTCCGACCACCACTACAAGCCCGATCGCCGCTTTCCTCTGCTGCAGAACTACACCGAGGCCGACGCGCCGCAACTGCCCTACGGCTATCCGGTGATGACGATGGCCGCGATGGTGCCGCCGCTCTGGCGTCGCGTGATGAACCCGCGCGTGCGACGCTGGCGCGAGATGTATTACCCCGAGATCACCGACTGGTCGGATTACAACACCAGCGCCCATCCCCTGCCGCGGTGA
- the mutY gene encoding A/G-specific adenine glycosylase: protein MRDRPAPQDLLDWYDRHARAMPWRVAPADRARGVAPDPYRVWLSEVMLQQTTVAAVKSYFEAFTDRWPTVTDLADAEDAEVMAAWAGLGYYARARNLLKCARVLRDDFGGVFPTDHATLLTLPGIGRYTAAAISAIAFDAPETVVDGNVERVMARLFDEHTPLPQAKPVLTEMAASLTPRARPGDYAQAVMDLGATICTPRKPACGLCPWRTNCAAWANGTAAELPKKAPKKRKPTQFGIAYLARRVDGAWLLERRPDSGLLGGMLGWPGSDWADDPQDAPPIRAEWKELSEEARHTFTHFHLRLRVKCALVPMDRAPDRGDFIPAPDFRPADLPTVMRKAFDLAQGA from the coding sequence TTGCGTGACCGCCCCGCCCCGCAAGACCTGTTGGACTGGTACGACCGCCACGCCCGCGCGATGCCCTGGCGCGTGGCTCCCGCCGATCGCGCGCGCGGCGTAGCCCCCGACCCCTACCGCGTCTGGCTGAGCGAAGTCATGCTGCAACAGACCACGGTCGCGGCGGTGAAATCCTATTTCGAGGCCTTCACCGACCGCTGGCCGACGGTGACCGACTTGGCCGATGCCGAGGATGCCGAAGTGATGGCCGCCTGGGCGGGGCTGGGTTACTACGCCCGCGCCCGCAACCTGCTGAAATGCGCCCGCGTCCTGCGCGACGATTTCGGCGGGGTGTTTCCGACCGATCACGCCACTTTGCTGACCCTGCCGGGGATCGGGCGCTACACCGCCGCCGCCATCTCCGCCATTGCCTTTGACGCCCCGGAAACCGTGGTCGATGGCAATGTCGAACGGGTGATGGCGCGGCTGTTCGACGAACACACACCGCTGCCACAGGCCAAACCGGTGCTGACCGAGATGGCTGCGTCGCTGACACCCCGCGCACGACCGGGCGATTACGCCCAGGCGGTGATGGATCTCGGCGCCACGATCTGCACGCCGCGAAAGCCAGCCTGCGGCTTGTGTCCGTGGCGGACAAACTGCGCCGCCTGGGCCAACGGCACCGCGGCAGAGTTGCCGAAGAAGGCGCCGAAGAAACGCAAACCCACCCAGTTCGGCATCGCCTATCTTGCGCGCCGGGTGGATGGCGCCTGGCTGCTGGAACGGCGGCCCGACAGCGGGCTGTTGGGCGGGATGCTGGGCTGGCCCGGATCGGACTGGGCCGACGACCCGCAGGATGCCCCGCCGATCCGCGCCGAGTGGAAGGAACTGTCCGAAGAGGCGCGCCACACCTTCACCCATTTCCACCTGCGCCTGCGCGTGAAATGCGCGTTGGTGCCCATGGACCGCGCGCCCGATCGCGGCGACTTCATCCCTGCTCCGGATTTCCGCCCCGCCGACCTGCCCACGGTGATGCGCAAGGCCTTTGATCTGGCGCAAGGTGCGTGA
- a CDS encoding DUF721 domain-containing protein yields MATRQTTTFGFARTAKLLEKRIRSASESRGFAQSRLLTHWEEVAGADIAAISRPVEVSYSKGGFGATLILLTTGANAPVLEMQKEMLRARVNAVYGFNAIARIRVTQTAPTGFAEGQADFTHRTKPATRPEPGAEDRQAARAQASGITDEGLRAALERLGANVLSKAQTRG; encoded by the coding sequence ATGGCGACCCGGCAAACCACCACCTTCGGCTTTGCCCGCACGGCGAAATTGCTGGAAAAACGCATCCGCAGCGCAAGCGAAAGCCGCGGATTCGCGCAATCGCGCCTGCTGACCCATTGGGAAGAGGTGGCGGGCGCCGATATCGCCGCGATCTCTCGCCCGGTCGAGGTGAGCTATTCCAAGGGCGGCTTCGGTGCCACGCTGATCCTGCTGACCACCGGGGCGAACGCGCCCGTTCTGGAAATGCAAAAGGAAATGCTGCGCGCGCGGGTCAACGCGGTTTACGGGTTCAACGCCATCGCGCGCATCCGTGTCACGCAGACCGCGCCCACCGGTTTCGCCGAAGGACAGGCGGATTTCACCCACCGGACCAAGCCCGCCACCCGGCCCGAACCCGGTGCCGAAGATCGGCAGGCGGCGCGGGCCCAGGCTTCGGGCATCACCGACGAAGGTTTGCGCGCGGCGCTTGAACGTCTGGGCGCAAACGTCCTATCCAAGGCGCAAACCCGGGGCTGA
- a CDS encoding DsbA family protein, whose product MTRILPLAIAAAAVLGAALWWFVLRDPAPQVTQIQPLGSAEASEADVNTDGIVEMVQGAADAPVEVIEYASFTCPHCGTFHQTVYPQLKADYIDTGKVRFVYREVYFDKYGMWASLIARCAGPEKFFGITDLIYKTQRDWTRAGSDAAIAEELRKIGRLAGIDNAQLDACLSDADTLRSLVAWYQANAQKDGISSTPSFVIDGQLYSNMAYSEFQGILNEKLGQ is encoded by the coding sequence ATGACCCGTATCCTTCCCCTGGCCATTGCCGCCGCTGCCGTGCTCGGAGCCGCGCTGTGGTGGTTCGTCCTGCGCGATCCGGCTCCGCAAGTGACGCAGATCCAGCCTCTGGGCAGCGCCGAGGCCTCCGAGGCGGACGTGAACACCGATGGCATCGTCGAGATGGTGCAGGGCGCGGCCGATGCACCGGTCGAGGTGATCGAATATGCATCGTTCACCTGCCCGCATTGCGGCACCTTCCATCAGACCGTCTATCCCCAACTCAAGGCCGACTATATCGACACCGGCAAGGTGCGTTTCGTCTACCGCGAGGTCTATTTCGACAAGTACGGCATGTGGGCGTCACTGATCGCGCGCTGCGCCGGGCCCGAGAAATTCTTCGGCATCACCGACCTGATCTACAAGACCCAGCGGGACTGGACGCGCGCCGGATCGGACGCCGCCATTGCCGAAGAGCTGCGCAAGATCGGCCGACTGGCCGGAATCGACAACGCCCAACTGGATGCCTGTCTCAGCGATGCCGACACCCTTCGCAGCCTGGTCGCCTGGTACCAGGCGAATGCGCAGAAAGACGGCATCAGTTCGACCCCGTCTTTCGTGATCGATGGTCAGCTCTACTCCAACATGGCCTATTCCGAGTTTCAGGGCATTCTGAACGAAAAGCTTGGGCAGTGA
- a CDS encoding DsbA family protein, with protein MIRRTILARLGVCLVLLGLLASPGAQAQQSLVAEMSLGNPQAPITVIEYSSFTCPHCANFHRDVFPQLKAEYIDTGKVSLVYREVYFDRFGLWASLVARCDGARHFFAITDTLFAEQKAWIGSGDPQEIIANLRRIGRQAGLGDDRLDTCLSDNEHATALVAWFQRNAERDGVRSTPSFVINGDLYSNMSLADFRGVLDGLLAQ; from the coding sequence ATGATCCGGCGCACGATACTGGCGCGTCTCGGCGTATGTCTGGTGCTTTTGGGCCTGCTTGCCAGCCCCGGCGCGCAGGCCCAGCAGTCGCTGGTGGCCGAGATGAGCCTTGGTAACCCGCAGGCGCCCATCACGGTGATCGAGTATTCCAGTTTCACCTGCCCGCATTGCGCGAACTTCCACCGCGACGTCTTCCCTCAGCTCAAGGCCGAGTATATCGACACCGGCAAGGTGTCTCTCGTTTACCGCGAGGTCTATTTCGACCGCTTCGGTCTCTGGGCTTCGCTGGTGGCGCGCTGCGATGGCGCGCGGCATTTCTTTGCAATCACGGACACGCTCTTTGCCGAGCAGAAGGCCTGGATCGGCTCGGGTGATCCGCAGGAGATCATCGCCAACCTGCGCCGGATCGGCCGCCAGGCCGGGCTTGGCGATGACCGTCTCGACACCTGCCTCAGCGACAACGAACATGCGACGGCCCTTGTGGCTTGGTTCCAGCGCAACGCGGAGAGAGACGGCGTGCGCTCCACGCCCAGTTTCGTCATCAACGGAGACCTTTATTCCAACATGTCGCTGGCAGACTTCCGCGGCGTTTTGGACGGGCTGCTTGCACAATGA
- a CDS encoding CaiB/BaiF CoA transferase family protein has protein sequence MTNAPRGPLEGVKVIELARILAGPWAGQTLADLGAEVIKVESQGGDDTRAWGPPFVDRDGDRSAAYFHSCNRGKASVVVDLASAEGQSRMRELVADADILIENFKVGGLAKYGLDFASLSAVNPRLIYCSITGFGQDGPYAHRAGYDYIIQGMSGFMSITGDPDGQPQRAGVAVTDLFTGLYSVSAILAALHQRGRTGKGQHIDMSLLDCAVAAMANQALNYLATGTPPGRTGNYHPNLTPYQVFDCADGHIIIATGNDAQYRRLCGVLGLQDMAEAPEYLTNADRVQNREAMIDRLMGATRAWASAELLSACEAQGIPAGPINDMAAVFADPQVQARGMQIAPGGVPGVRAPFRFSDADLVLDKPAPKLGEG, from the coding sequence ATGACGAATGCGCCGCGCGGCCCGCTCGAGGGCGTGAAGGTCATCGAGTTGGCCCGCATTCTGGCCGGCCCCTGGGCCGGTCAGACGCTGGCGGATCTTGGCGCCGAGGTCATCAAGGTGGAAAGCCAAGGCGGCGACGACACCCGCGCCTGGGGCCCGCCCTTTGTCGACCGCGATGGCGACCGTTCGGCGGCCTATTTCCATTCTTGCAACCGTGGCAAGGCGTCGGTGGTCGTCGATCTGGCCAGTGCCGAAGGCCAGTCCAGGATGCGCGAACTGGTGGCCGACGCGGACATCCTGATCGAGAATTTCAAGGTCGGCGGGCTGGCCAAGTACGGGCTGGATTTTGCCAGCCTGAGCGCCGTCAATCCGCGGCTGATCTATTGCTCGATCACCGGCTTCGGGCAGGACGGGCCGTATGCGCATCGCGCGGGTTATGACTACATCATCCAGGGCATGTCCGGTTTCATGTCGATCACCGGTGATCCTGACGGCCAGCCGCAGCGCGCGGGCGTCGCGGTGACGGATCTCTTCACCGGACTCTACAGCGTGTCGGCGATCCTGGCGGCGCTGCACCAGCGCGGCCGCACAGGCAAGGGCCAGCATATCGACATGAGCCTGCTGGACTGCGCCGTCGCGGCGATGGCGAACCAGGCGCTGAACTACCTCGCCACCGGCACGCCACCGGGCCGGACGGGCAATTACCACCCCAACCTGACGCCCTACCAGGTCTTCGACTGCGCCGACGGGCATATCATCATCGCCACCGGCAACGACGCGCAATACCGGCGGCTGTGCGGGGTGCTGGGGCTGCAGGACATGGCCGAGGCGCCGGAATACCTGACCAATGCCGACCGTGTGCAGAACCGCGAGGCGATGATCGACCGCCTGATGGGCGCGACCCGCGCCTGGGCAAGTGCCGAATTGCTGTCGGCCTGCGAGGCGCAGGGCATCCCGGCCGGACCGATCAACGATATGGCTGCGGTATTCGCAGACCCGCAGGTGCAAGCGCGTGGGATGCAGATCGCGCCCGGCGGCGTGCCCGGCGTGCGTGCGCCCTTCCGGTTCTCGGATGCCGACCTCGTGCTGGACAAACCGGCGCCCAAGCTGGGCGAGGGCTAG
- a CDS encoding saccharopine dehydrogenase gives MVHLWVRAEERDNERRVGILPQGVRDLIARGFAVTVEDSDDRILPIADFAAAGATIAPRGSWRQAPADALIFGLKELPADGSPLHHRHILFGHAFKGQHAGRALLDRFRAGGGTLYDLEYLVDETGRRVAAFGYWAGYAGAAVSLFAWAAQHRGAVCAPVTAWNSAPLMLAELQQALLAAGPRPNALVVGALGRVGAGATDLCTAMGVPVTKWDMAETAHGGPFPEILGHEMFFNCILARPGTPVFVPKSAIAGPRHLRVIGDIACDPDSDYNPIPLYDRATSWAEPVVRVADKPPLDIMAIDNLPSLLPLESSEDFADQLLPHLAALDRIEEGVWGRAEATFRTHLVAD, from the coding sequence ATGGTGCATCTCTGGGTACGGGCCGAGGAACGCGACAACGAACGCCGGGTCGGCATCCTGCCGCAAGGCGTGCGTGACCTGATCGCCCGCGGATTCGCCGTGACGGTCGAGGATAGCGACGACCGCATCCTGCCCATCGCCGATTTCGCCGCCGCCGGCGCGACGATCGCCCCGCGCGGAAGCTGGCGGCAGGCGCCCGCGGATGCGCTGATCTTCGGGCTCAAGGAACTGCCCGCCGACGGCAGCCCGCTGCATCACCGCCACATCCTGTTCGGTCATGCCTTCAAGGGGCAGCATGCAGGCCGCGCACTGCTCGACCGGTTCCGCGCAGGCGGTGGCACGCTTTACGACCTGGAATACCTGGTGGACGAAACCGGGCGTCGGGTGGCCGCCTTCGGCTATTGGGCCGGTTACGCCGGCGCGGCGGTGTCGTTGTTTGCCTGGGCGGCTCAGCACCGCGGCGCCGTCTGCGCGCCGGTCACGGCCTGGAACAGCGCCCCCCTCATGCTGGCCGAGCTTCAGCAAGCGCTGCTGGCCGCGGGTCCCCGCCCGAACGCGCTGGTCGTCGGCGCGCTTGGGCGCGTAGGCGCTGGCGCGACCGATCTGTGCACGGCGATGGGCGTGCCGGTCACGAAATGGGACATGGCCGAAACCGCCCATGGCGGGCCGTTCCCCGAGATCCTGGGCCACGAGATGTTCTTCAACTGTATCCTGGCCCGGCCGGGCACCCCGGTCTTCGTGCCGAAATCCGCGATAGCCGGACCGCGACACCTGCGGGTGATCGGCGACATCGCCTGCGATCCCGACAGCGACTACAACCCGATCCCGCTATACGATCGTGCAACCAGCTGGGCCGAACCGGTGGTTCGTGTCGCCGACAAGCCGCCGCTCGACATCATGGCGATCGACAATCTTCCGTCGCTGCTGCCGTTGGAAAGCTCCGAGGATTTCGCCGATCAGTTATTGCCGCATCTCGCCGCGCTGGACCGGATCGAAGAAGGCGTCTGGGGCCGGGCGGAAGCGACCTTCCGCACCCATCTGGTCGCCGACTAG
- a CDS encoding histidine phosphatase family protein gives MAHVTLVRHGQANSTARDEGGYDRLSDLGKQQSAWLGGHFREAGEVFARVYSGTLRRHVETAEAMGSQDVTRDPRLNEMQYFTMAQALSDQHGIAIPQDREEFVTHLPLLFRHWQEDRLDGVPERFADFEARVTAVLTEIAEGRGRALVVTSGGLIGMAMRVAMGLDLTAMAHVCLAIENTSVHRLQPLPTGLALVQFNALPHLEDPHRQHARSHI, from the coding sequence ATGGCACACGTCACCCTCGTCCGGCACGGACAGGCCAACAGCACCGCCCGAGACGAGGGTGGATACGACCGGCTAAGCGATCTTGGCAAACAGCAATCGGCCTGGCTGGGCGGGCATTTCCGCGAGGCGGGCGAAGTCTTTGCCCGGGTCTATTCCGGGACGCTGCGCCGCCATGTCGAGACCGCCGAGGCGATGGGTTCGCAGGACGTGACCCGTGATCCACGGCTGAACGAGATGCAGTATTTCACCATGGCGCAGGCCTTGTCGGACCAGCACGGCATCGCCATTCCACAAGACCGCGAAGAATTCGTCACGCACCTGCCGCTGCTGTTCCGCCACTGGCAAGAGGACAGGCTGGACGGCGTGCCGGAACGCTTCGCCGATTTCGAGGCACGCGTGACGGCGGTTCTGACCGAGATCGCCGAGGGCCGGGGGCGGGCGCTGGTGGTGACCTCGGGCGGTCTGATCGGTATGGCGATGCGCGTTGCGATGGGGCTGGACCTGACCGCGATGGCGCATGTCTGCCTGGCGATAGAGAATACCTCGGTCCACCGCCTTCAGCCCCTGCCGACCGGCCTCGCACTGGTGCAGTTCAATGCGCTGCCGCATCTCGAAGACCCGCACCGGCAGCACGCCCGCAGCCATATCTGA